CAGCACTAGGGATCTGCTTTTCTGCACTCAGTGAGCAGCAAGATTCCTCAATATTtcactcaacaaaaaaaaaatctgtagtaaaaaaaaaaaaaaaatacgtaggTTTATCTATACACaatcacactacagtaatgtcTGATAttaaattaactaaaaaaaaacaaaaaaacgcaaaTACAAAATAGACCTGGTAATTTCACACTAAAACTTTTGTTTGTCttacaaatgaaaacaatatatatatatatatatatatatatatatatatatatatatatatatatatatatataaaatcagcagcAGGAAATAATATGCATGAGCCCATATTACTGTAATACAGAAAGTGGAGGAATTAAGACCCGCACTAATCGAGGCTGGCTAATCCTATTGCAAGCCCAGCAACTTCCGAGTCCATACTTGTTAAACTACCAGCTGCTTGGAAGACCTGTATCTAAATAAACAGGCTAAAGGGTTAATGACATCAGGAGAACATGCATCTAACAACAAGAACCTGCTTTTGACTGAACCTGCAGTCATAAGCCCATTGCTGCTGTCACACGATTTTCCAGAAAGAGGTTTTGGTTCTGTTGCCAACATAATACAAAGAGTTGTCGGTAAGTGCATAAGAATCCGTTCATAGCTCACATTGTAACAGTATGATAAACCTGTTTTCATTACATAGAACTGAGaaatttctaaaatatttttaaaaaaggaactacattttaatgtgtttttgttttttttttaaatttttttttttacattttcttgttttataaATCTTTCTGGGACATGCCATTTGGAGAGTTATAAAGGGTGGGTGAGGGGAAGGGGTGAGGTGAGACTGGGAGAAGATGGACCaatgtacttgtgtgtgtgtgtgtgcgtgtatgtgagGAAATTGCcttctgtaaatgtattttccAGCTTTTCTGTAGGATTTATTAACCAAGCAACCTGGATTGCAACCACCCCCCTCCCTTCCAATATACCAGTTGAGGGTGCAGAGTTAATGTAGCTTAAAGCTATACACGGGGGAGCGCCACCATCTCGCCGTCCAGCTCAAACTCTTCTGCACCATCAGGAGAGAACAGGTAGGTCGGGGGTTTCCATGGGGACTCCTCAAGACAGGAGGGGTACAATTTGCCGACTGTGCAGCGGAAGTCTTTACCCAGGTCCCAGAGGACCCGCTCAGAGATGGGCTGCCGCAGGAACCAGCGGTCCAGCTCTAGGTCGTACTGGTAGATGGCGTACTTGGCCCTTTCGTTCATGTGCGTCTCCCGCATGAAGATGCACATGGAGTTCACAATGACCACAGCCCGCACACAGGGGTCCGAGTAGCGCTTGGCGGGGATGTTGGCTGCCGTCCGCCACTCATTCTTGTTGACATCGTAGATCTCCACAGCCACAGATGAGCCGTCAACTGTGCTAGTGGGCAGTCGGATGCCCGAGTTGCTGACAATATGTAGACCACCAATGTAGAAGATAAAGTCCCCAAAGGTAGCAGCCGAGGCAAAGCAGCGACTGGTCTGGCGCATGGCCATCTCCACCCAGGTATCAGCCCGGGGGAAGTAGCAGTACATTAGGTTGTGGGTCATGACGTAGATACAGTCGTGAGCCACCACCGAGGTGCTCCAGGTCCAGGCACAGGGCAAGGGGCTCACCATCGTCCATTCATCCTTTTCGCAGTCATATCGCTCCACCGTCCGCTTGTTCAGTTCCCCACCAACATTGTCGCCTCCTATTGCATAGATGTAGCCCTCACAGTAGACAACAGAAGGCTTGATGCGGGCACACAGCATGGGTGTCTTAGGGATCCAGGTGTTCTGCTGGGCGTCGAACCAGTAGAAGCTGTCCATCGGCCGGAAGACTGCCTGAAGCTTGCTAGTTTTGCTGTGATTGGCGATAGAATTCTTCAGCGGGATCTGGCCCCCGGCTATGTAGATGTCATTGTCAGGGGTCACCAGGGTACCCACTTTTTGGAGGTCGCCAGGTGGGTTGCACAGCTTGTAAACCTTCTCAGCCTGGGGGCTGTAGCAAACAGCTGAGTGAGTGTTGCAGCCACCATGGTTGTCGCCAGGAGTCTCAGCAGCCGCCTCAATGAAGATTAGCATCTCCTCCTTGGTCATGCCCAGCCTGGGCTTAAAGAACTTGGGCATGGACTTGTATAGGCCCTGGACCACCACAGATTTGTCGTTGGGCGGTAGGCCCTGGAACCAGGCTCGCTGCGTTACCTCGGAAAGAGCATCAATGCGGATCTGACTGAGGACCGATGAGAGGTACTGGGAGCGGGACTCAGTGTTATACTCCAGCCACAGCATGGCTGCCTCCCGCACCGTCTCTTCTTTCTCCACGTTGAGATTGTCGCTGCACAGCACATCAATCAGAAGCTCGTGGGACAGTTGCAGGAAGGCCTCGTGTCGGTATACCACAGCAAATTTGTGCTCCACCATCTGTTTGGCActctgtttcagttcattgcagctGAAAAGGTCTCCAAAGCTCAACATTCTCACGCAGTTCTCTGCATTAATTTTTTTGACTAAATAGTCCCGGCATCGAAGTAATACATCTTCTACCTGTggtccaaaaaacaaaaatgatttaaaatgcattaga
The Acipenser ruthenus chromosome 3, fAciRut3.2 maternal haplotype, whole genome shotgun sequence genome window above contains:
- the LOC117435627 gene encoding kelch repeat and BTB domain-containing protein 2, translating into MSDPNELRPVNTQYAVSLLEQLKFFYEQKLLTDVVLIVEGTEFPCHKMVLATCSSYFRAMFMSGLSESKQTHIHMRNVDPVTLQIIITYAYTGNLAINDSTVEPLYETACFLQVEDVLLRCRDYLVKKINAENCVRMLSFGDLFSCNELKQSAKQMVEHKFAVVYRHEAFLQLSHELLIDVLCSDNLNVEKEETVREAAMLWLEYNTESRSQYLSSVLSQIRIDALSEVTQRAWFQGLPPNDKSVVVQGLYKSMPKFFKPRLGMTKEEMLIFIEAAAETPGDNHGGCNTHSAVCYSPQAEKVYKLCNPPGDLQKVGTLVTPDNDIYIAGGQIPLKNSIANHSKTSKLQAVFRPMDSFYWFDAQQNTWIPKTPMLCARIKPSVVYCEGYIYAIGGDNVGGELNKRTVERYDCEKDEWTMVSPLPCAWTWSTSVVAHDCIYVMTHNLMYCYFPRADTWVEMAMRQTSRCFASAATFGDFIFYIGGLHIVSNSGIRLPTSTVDGSSVAVEIYDVNKNEWRTAANIPAKRYSDPCVRAVVIVNSMCIFMRETHMNERAKYAIYQYDLELDRWFLRQPISERVLWDLGKDFRCTVGKLYPSCLEESPWKPPTYLFSPDGAEEFELDGEMVALPRV